A section of the Acanthochromis polyacanthus isolate Apoly-LR-REF ecotype Palm Island chromosome 13, KAUST_Apoly_ChrSc, whole genome shotgun sequence genome encodes:
- the cep295 gene encoding centrosomal protein of 295 kDa isoform X3: MKRKVSKLRLSPNEEARIIREECERRRKLRIQQVREQQRHFAQQICREVEQKQQQELKQLEEELRLDWERQQREKLHKLERLYQESLQLLGQGHRSAKENEPDLAAIAQREEENHAKAEERYREALKELKSQKIKNHERQNQFISARKKALQAEKERSAKVSSLPPPPPNPIQSINPKKPHVVKRSDVSAFAATHYHMPESAVDRELDTEQPNAREEAELEVKRLHDLQREEKRRREEQLEKARLRGREALRREQLVQDRERLMVELEHMQQTDLLRRRQQVSQMPPQIFQPLYKRQETREDFQREMEFAFEDMYTGERRVKGDLVVRLVPEPLPAPSTGTQDQELDVTLDEINTQHDTEEDAGSTEQETSAEAEPSRPAPRRALKKLLDRIRNQRNQWTSSSRVPAADSPTVISDQIPERDTSIETGSLTAEEKDKPSEPRELSPPAATDASLSDVLADRIQEFEEERKKREEELEREKQQQVVLLQELEEQKSKLEQLLLEAQQEREDLKAAVAQKEPVYPPEVPVRDEEVTPGVATELIPPAGEDEHTRRIREYQQRLLEQNRIHQRSMEVARQRLEEYQRALRIRYNMTSTSLQPPIVPPGFVQSPLHSPPAPLQTPTAPAYLHDEPQTSVEANTRQPDTSALHLHRPGSSLSVGSRLPLDEVESFSHRQQRPDVTTWLTDNIMERVTEHLPERLKSPSASKETSKLYTTRLSTSFPLRPDPIQTSNQSFRDPQRVATPQISQQTESLSSTEDDVETERRQLQEVQRRMLEQREAVKLQQKQQEEQRQRHQVEMEQMRRQKEALQALIQTDEEPASETASDELVSQNIKESRLRLLASLLRAIEESNGGTLSHLEDSQEKEDSPQKLPSDGGETAPIGQISAPSVPGPASVLPTGLLHPPRAAKPPVTRVRLGFMEMTEQHELSAIQEVESPVDTSHVTGLEDSMAAPSQTEPWSLQQESESHLASDQTSSTSSSETSSHLMWRKKLLMEAGTSPEPSDSESVQRIISPLSSDSGRGADVSGPAATSYRSTAESPHRSPGSYCFSTSISTGSYVTSDPEQNADSDKSLPLRRQSEAALHDVSSPAAQSVKESSAAGSPGQDGDSVFDDSSIQRIIDKYMKELNISLSTAGRTTDSEGSYTEEAASSVSQPSLVRFSASRREDGNSTSRQFLLSDPAGAQRSRLELENPVDATPSLADDHDSFRPLIGQLAELSSCLAAPQRDSALEQLVGHPSAQSSAIGHLPGLSPSVGGWDSTLSRMIGRLSHQPSSDWPSGGQELLLMGQTEPSWLEEAVEEGQMRPLVGELDESAVTETGSERSHEALGVQPEVPSHHDTSSHIISSDPGVEQTRQNRSSVVDMSSQRAEDSFHPLLPEVTHNETLDPSMTFRLPSSPEGRPASGQHSASDRSTDSEPRANLSIGSDPSPERLRAEEPTGHSASSPALHESFSQLVTSQSQPHESVLTVSPTWTADVQETAQILSHLTVCDLSQPEVEIPERPEDSVSSSELKPEQNLNDAVSVPDDILEAAHKEKGILEQSEITLVSLTDSTLQDQDTTMTEGGGPEGQEMEDSESMLLPEDDSQTHPVVTALQFQWGPSRDQQDVHQQKLQVLLQRSNRRVEEIKAKAALTKTQPAVKAPCEGRERPKADKAPPAACKAKTKSEVQLKADMKSKGGPAVLQTQEKPELIKQKTPQLPSAVSRSAHKKVDEVKICTPEQRKRNITEMHQRTQRLYEQLEEVKQQKAVRSRQEDGAKNRLKAKEFHKKTLQKLRAKQSRQ, from the exons atgaagagaaaagtgTCCAAACTGAGACTGAGCCCCAACGAAGAGGCTCGCATTATACGAGAGGAATGCGAAAGGAGGAGGAAACTGCGAATACAGCAG GTACGGGAGCAGCAGCGGCACTTTGCACAGCAGATCTGCCGAGAGGTtgagcagaaacagcagcaggaactgaaacagctggaggaggagctgaggcTGGACTGGGAGCGACAGCAGAGGGAGAAACTCCATAAACTGGAGAGGTTATACCAGGAGAGCCTCCAGCTTCTTGGTCAGGGGCACCGGAGTGCAAAGGAAAAT GAACCCGACCTGGCGGCCATCGCtcagagggaggaggaaaaTCACGCCAAAGCAGAGGAGCGTTATCGAGAAGCCCTGAAggagctgaaatcacagaagaTTAAAAACCATGAGAGACAAAACCA ATTCATCAGTGCCAGGAAAAAGGCTCTGCAGGCAGAGAAGGAAAGATCAGCAAAGGTGTCCAGCCTCCCACCGCCTCCCCCAAACCCCATTCAG AGCATCAATCCCAAGAAGCCACATGTAGTAAAGAGATCTGATGTGAGCGCCTTCGCTGCCACTCATTACCACATGCCAGAAAGTGCAGTGGACAGAGAGCTGGACACAGAGCAG CCTAACGCCCGTGAAGAAGCTGAGCTGGAGGTGAAGAGACTGCATGACCTCcagagggaggagaagaggaggagggaggagcagctggagaaaGCTCGTCTCAGGGGGAGGGAGGCTCTGAGGAGGGAACAGCTTGTTCAG GATCGTGAGCGTTTGATGGTTGAACTGGAGCACATGCAGCAGACGGACCTGCTGAGGAGGAGACAGCAGGTGTCACAGATGCCTCCTCAGATCTTCCAGCCTCTCTACAAGAGGCAGGAGACGAGGGAGGACTTCCAGAGGGAGATGGAGTTTGCCTTTGAGGACATGTACACCGGAGAGAGGA GAGTtaaaggagacttggtggtccGGCTGGTGCCTGAACCTCTTCCAGCTCCGTCTACAGGAACCCAGGACCAGGAACTGGATGTTACACTGgatgaaataaacacacaacatgacactGAGGAGGACGCTGGCAGCACTGAGCAGGAAACATCTGCTGAAG CGGAGCCGTCCAGACCTGCTCCTCGACGGGCGTTGAAGAAACTCCTGGATCGCATCAGGAATCAGAGGAACCAGTGGACCAGCAGCAGCCGAGTCCCTGCAGCCGATTCACCGACCGTCATCTCAGACCAGATCCCAGAGCGAGACACGTCCATCGAAACAGGATCTCTGACCGCCGAGGAGAAGGACAAACCTTCAGAGCCCCGTGAACTCTCTCCACCTG CTGCAACAGACGCTTCACTCTCTGATGTTTTGGCCGACAGAATCCAAGaatttgaagaagaaagaaagaaacgg GAAGAAGAGCTGGAGagggagaagcagcagcaggtggttTTGCTGCAGGAGTTGGAGGAGCAGAAGAGCAAActggagcagctgctgctggaagctcagcaggagagagaagatcTGAAGGCAGCTGTGGCCCAGAAAGAACCCGTTTACCCGCCAGAAGTGCCTGTACGGGATGAGGAAGTCACTCCTGGAGTAGCCACTGAG CTGATACCTCCTGCAGGTGAAGATGAACACACCAGAAGGATTAGAGAATACCAGCAGCGGCTGTTGGAAcaaaacag AATTCATCAGAGGTCAATGGAAGTTGCTCGCCAGCGTCTGGAGGAATACCAGCGAGCTCTACGAATCCGTTACAACATGACCTCCACGTCGCTGCAGCCTCCCATCGTACCTCCAGGTTTCGTTCAATCTCCTCTTCACAGTCCTCCAGCTCCTCTACAAACCCCTACAGCTCCTGCATACCTTCATGATGAACCACAAACCTCTGTGGAAGCTAACACCAGACAGCCTGACACGTCGGCCTTACATCTCCATCGTCCTGGTTCCAGTTTGAGCGTCGGCTCCAGGCTGCCGCTGGATGAAGTGGAGTCGTTCAGTCACAGGCAGCAGAGACCAGACGTCACCACCTGGCTGACCGATAACATCATGGAGAGAGTAACAGAGCACCTTCCAGAGAGACTGAAGTCCCCCTCAGCCTCCAAAGAGACGAGCAAACTGTACACGACACGTCTCTCAACCAGCTTCCCACTCCGGCCTGATCCCATTCAAACCAGTAACCAGAGCTTCAGAGACCCTCAGCGTGTCGCGACACCACAGATCTCCCAGCAGACCGAGTCCCTGAGCTCCACAGAGGACGACGTGGAGACGGAGAGACGACAGCTGCAGGAGGTCCAGAGGCGGATGTTGGAGCAGAGGGAGGcggtgaagctgcagcagaaacaacaagaagagCAGAGACAGCGCCACCAGGTGGAGATGGAGCAGATGAGGAGACAGAAGGAGGCGCTGCAGGCTCTCATTCAAACCGATGAAGAG CCAGCTTCAGAAACCGCCAGTGACGAGTTGGTTTCACAGAACATCAAGGAAAGTCGCCTCAGGTTACTCGCATCTCTGCTGAGGGCGATAGAAGAATCCAACGGAGGAACTTTATCACACCTAGAAGACTCTCAGGAGAAAGAGGACTCTCCTCAAAAGCTGCCATCTGATGGTGGAGAGACAG cTCCCATTGGTCAGATCAGTGCTCCCTCTGTTCCCGGCCCAGCCTCAGTCCTCCCCACAGgactcctccatcctcctcgaGCAGCGAAGCCTCCGGTCACTCGGGTCCGACTGGGCTTCATGGAAATGACAGAACAGCACGAGCTCAGCGCCATTCAAGAGGTGGAGAGTCCAGTCGACACCAGCCACGTCACAG GTTTGGAGGATAGCATGGCGGCTCCTTCACAGACTGAACCCTGGAGTCTGCAGCAGGAATCAGAGTCTCATCTGGCCTCTGATCAAACATCTTCTACCTCCAGCTCAGAAACGTCCAGCCATCTCATGTGGAGGAAGAAGCTGCTGATGGAGGCAGGAACTTCTCCAGAACCCTCAGATTCTG AGTCAGTCCAGAGAATAATCTCACCGCTTTCCTCCGACTCTGGAAGAGGAGCAGACGTCTCTGGTCCAGCAGCTACCAGCTACAGATCTACAGCAGAG TCTCCACATCGGTCTCCTGGGTCCTACTGCTTCTCCACCAGCATCTCCACCGGCAGCTACGTCACCAGCGACCCCGAGCAGAACGCCGACTCTG ATAAATCTCTGCCTCTCAGACGACAAAGTGAAGCTGCTTTACACGACGTCTCGTCTCCAGCCGCTCAAAGTGTGAAGGAAAGTTCAGCTGCAGGTTCTCCTGGTCAGGACGGAGACTCTGTGTTTGACGACAGCAGCATCCAGCGGATTATAGACAAGTACATGAAGGAGCTCAACATCTCCCTCAGCACTGCAGGGAGAACCACAG ACAGTGAAGGATCATACACGGAGGAAGCTGCTTCTTCAGTTTCTCAGCCGTCTTTGGTTCGATTCTCGGCCAGCAGACGGGAGGATGGAAACTCTACGAGTCGAcagtttctgctgtcagaccCAGCAGGAGCTCAGAGGAGCAGACTG gagctggagaacccagtCGACGCCACCCCGTCTCTGGCCGATGACCACGACTCTTTCCGGCCTCTGATTGGCCAGCTGGCGGAGCTCTCTTCCTGCCTCGCTGCTCCTCAGAGGGACTCGGCTCTGGAGCAGCTGGTCGGTCATCCGTCGGCTCAGTCGTCGGCGATCGGTCACCTGCCGGGTCTGTCGCCAAGCGTCGGTGGATGGGACTCAACTCTGAGCCGCATGATTGGTCGCCTGTCCCACCAGCCGAGCTCTGATTGGCCGAGCGGCGGGCAGGAGTTACTGCTGATGGGTCAGACGGAGCCGTCGTGGTTGGAAGAAGCTGTGGAGGAGGGTCAGATGAGGCCTCTGGTTGGAGAGCTGGACGAGTCTGCTGTTACAGAAACAGGCA GCGAAAGAAGCCACGAGGCGCTCGGTGTCCAACCTGAGGTCCCTTCACACCACGACACCTCATCGCACATCATCAGCTCTGATCCAGGTGTGGAGCAGACGAGGCAGAACCGAAGCAGTGTGGTGGACATGAGCTCACAGAGGGCTGAGG ATTCTTTCCACCCGCTGCTGCCTGAGGTCACCCACAATGAAACATTAGACCCCTCCATGACCTTCCGCCTGCCTTCCTCTCCTGAAGGACGTCCAGCTAGCGGACAACACAGCGCTTCTGATCGTTCTACAGACTCTGAACCTCGGGCTAACCTTTCCATTGGGTCCGATCCGTCACCAGAGCGTCTTCGAGCGGAGGAGCCGACCGGACACTCGGCTTCATCTCCTGCTCTGCACGAATCCTTCTCCCAGCTCGTTACCTCCCAGTCTCAGCCCCATGAGTCCGTCCTCACGGTGTCCCCCACATGGACGGCAGACGTGCAGGAAACGGCTCAGATTCTGTCACATTTAACCGTGTGTGATCTGTCGCAGCCAGAGGTGGAGATTCCAGAAAGGCCTGAAGACTCAGTTTCATCCAGTGAGCTGAAGCCTGAGCAGAACTTGAACGATGCTGTTTCTGTTCCTGATGACATATTG GAAGCTGCCCACAAAGAGAAGGGGATCCTGGAGCAGTCGGAGATAACTCTAGTGAGCCTGACGGACTCCACTCTGCAGGACCAGGACACCACCATGACGGAGGGAGGCGGACCAGAAGGCCAAGAGATGGAG GACTCAGAATCTATGTTGTTACCTGAGGACGACAGCCAAACACATCCAG TAGTGACGGCCCTCCAGTTTCAGTGGGGTCCCAGCAGAGACCAGCAGGACGTTCACCAGCAGAAACTCCAAGTTCTGCTGCAGAGATCCAACCGAAGGGTCGAAGAAATCAAAGCCAAAGCAGCTCTCACCAAGACTCAACCAGCAGTCAAAGCTCCATGTGAAGGCAGAGAACGGCCTAAAGCTGATAAAGCTCCACCAGCCGCCTGTAAAGCAAAAACTAAGTCAGAAGTTCAGCTCAAAGCCGACATGAAGTCAAAGGGAGGGCCAGCTGTGCTCCAAACCCAAGAGAAACCTGAGCTTATCAAGCAGAAAACACCCCAGCTTCCttctgcag TGAGCCGTTCTGCACACAAGAAGGTGGACGAGGTGAAAATCTGCACTCCAGAGCAAAGAAAACGCAACATCACCGAGATGCACCAAAGAACTCAGAG aCTCTacgagcagctggaggaggtgaAGCAGCAGAAAGCCGTCAGGAGCCGACAGGAAGACGGAGcaaaaaacagactgaaggCCAAGGAGTTCCACAAG
- the cep295 gene encoding centrosomal protein of 295 kDa isoform X4, with translation MKRKVSKLRLSPNEEARIIREECERRRKLRIQQVREQQRHFAQQICREVEQKQQQELKQLEEELRLDWERQQREKLHKLERLYQESLQLLGQGHRSAKENEPDLAAIAQREEENHAKAEERYREALKELKSQKIKNHERQNQFISARKKALQAEKERSAKVSSLPPPPPNPIQSINPKKPHVVKRSDVSAFAATHYHMPESAVDRELDTEQPNAREEAELEVKRLHDLQREEKRRREEQLEKARLRGREALRREQLVQDRERLMVELEHMQQTDLLRRRQQVSQMPPQIFQPLYKRQETREDFQREMEFAFEDMYTGERRVKGDLVVRLVPEPLPAPSTGTQDQELDVTLDEINTQHDTEEDAGSTEQETSAEAEPSRPAPRRALKKLLDRIRNQRNQWTSSSRVPAADSPTVISDQIPERDTSIETGSLTAEEKDKPSEPRELSPPAATDASLSDVLADRIQEFEEERKKREEELEREKQQQVVLLQELEEQKSKLEQLLLEAQQEREDLKAAVAQKEPVYPPEVPVRDEEVTPGVATELIPPAGEDEHTRRIREYQQRLLEQNRIHQRSMEVARQRLEEYQRALRIRYNMTSTSLQPPIVPPGFVQSPLHSPPAPLQTPTAPAYLHDEPQTSVEANTRQPDTSALHLHRPGSSLSVGSRLPLDEVESFSHRQQRPDVTTWLTDNIMERVTEHLPERLKSPSASKETSKLYTTRLSTSFPLRPDPIQTSNQSFRDPQRVATPQISQQTESLSSTEDDVETERRQLQEVQRRMLEQREAVKLQQKQQEEQRQRHQVEMEQMRRQKEALQALIQTDEEPASETASDELVSQNIKESRLRLLASLLRAIEESNGGTLSHLEDSQEKEDSPQKLPSDGGETAPIGQISAPSVPGPASVLPTGLLHPPRAAKPPVTRVRLGFMEMTEQHELSAIQEVESPVDTSHVTGLEDSMAAPSQTEPWSLQQESESHLASDQTSSTSSSETSSHLMWRKKLLMEAGTSPEPSDSESVQRIISPLSSDSGRGADVSGPAATSYRSTAESPHRSPGSYCFSTSISTGSYVTSDPEQNADSDKSLPLRRQSEAALHDVSSPAAQSVKESSAAGSPGQDGDSVFDDSSIQRIIDKYMKELNISLSTAGRTTDSEGSYTEEAASSVSQPSLVRFSASRREDGNSTSRQFLLSDPAGAQRSRLELENPVDATPSLADDHDSFRPLIGQLAELSSCLAAPQRDSALEQLVGHPSAQSSAIGHLPGLSPSVGGWDSTLSRMIGRLSHQPSSDWPSGGQELLLMGQTEPSWLEEAVEEGQMRPLVGELDESAVTETGSERSHEALGVQPEVPSHHDTSSHIISSDPGVEQTRQNRSSVVDMSSQRAEDSFHPLLPEVTHNETLDPSMTFRLPSSPEGRPASGQHSASDRSTDSEPRANLSIGSDPSPERLRAEEPTGHSASSPALHESFSQLVTSQSQPHESVLTVSPTWTADVQETAQILSHLTVCDLSQPEVEIPERPEDSVSSSELKPEQNLNDAVSVPDDILEAAHKEKGILEQSEITLVSLTDSTLQDQDTTMTEGGGPEGQEMEDSESMLLPEDDSQTHPVTALQFQWGPSRDQQDVHQQKLQVLLQRSNRRVEEIKAKAALTKTQPAVKAPCEGRERPKADKAPPAACKAKTKSEVQLKADMKSKGGPAVLQTQEKPELIKQKTPQLPSAVSRSAHKKVDEVKICTPEQRKRNITEMHQRTQRLYEQLEEVKQQKAVRSRQEDGAKNRLKAKEFHKKTLQKLRAKQSQQ, from the exons atgaagagaaaagtgTCCAAACTGAGACTGAGCCCCAACGAAGAGGCTCGCATTATACGAGAGGAATGCGAAAGGAGGAGGAAACTGCGAATACAGCAG GTACGGGAGCAGCAGCGGCACTTTGCACAGCAGATCTGCCGAGAGGTtgagcagaaacagcagcaggaactgaaacagctggaggaggagctgaggcTGGACTGGGAGCGACAGCAGAGGGAGAAACTCCATAAACTGGAGAGGTTATACCAGGAGAGCCTCCAGCTTCTTGGTCAGGGGCACCGGAGTGCAAAGGAAAAT GAACCCGACCTGGCGGCCATCGCtcagagggaggaggaaaaTCACGCCAAAGCAGAGGAGCGTTATCGAGAAGCCCTGAAggagctgaaatcacagaagaTTAAAAACCATGAGAGACAAAACCA ATTCATCAGTGCCAGGAAAAAGGCTCTGCAGGCAGAGAAGGAAAGATCAGCAAAGGTGTCCAGCCTCCCACCGCCTCCCCCAAACCCCATTCAG AGCATCAATCCCAAGAAGCCACATGTAGTAAAGAGATCTGATGTGAGCGCCTTCGCTGCCACTCATTACCACATGCCAGAAAGTGCAGTGGACAGAGAGCTGGACACAGAGCAG CCTAACGCCCGTGAAGAAGCTGAGCTGGAGGTGAAGAGACTGCATGACCTCcagagggaggagaagaggaggagggaggagcagctggagaaaGCTCGTCTCAGGGGGAGGGAGGCTCTGAGGAGGGAACAGCTTGTTCAG GATCGTGAGCGTTTGATGGTTGAACTGGAGCACATGCAGCAGACGGACCTGCTGAGGAGGAGACAGCAGGTGTCACAGATGCCTCCTCAGATCTTCCAGCCTCTCTACAAGAGGCAGGAGACGAGGGAGGACTTCCAGAGGGAGATGGAGTTTGCCTTTGAGGACATGTACACCGGAGAGAGGA GAGTtaaaggagacttggtggtccGGCTGGTGCCTGAACCTCTTCCAGCTCCGTCTACAGGAACCCAGGACCAGGAACTGGATGTTACACTGgatgaaataaacacacaacatgacactGAGGAGGACGCTGGCAGCACTGAGCAGGAAACATCTGCTGAAG CGGAGCCGTCCAGACCTGCTCCTCGACGGGCGTTGAAGAAACTCCTGGATCGCATCAGGAATCAGAGGAACCAGTGGACCAGCAGCAGCCGAGTCCCTGCAGCCGATTCACCGACCGTCATCTCAGACCAGATCCCAGAGCGAGACACGTCCATCGAAACAGGATCTCTGACCGCCGAGGAGAAGGACAAACCTTCAGAGCCCCGTGAACTCTCTCCACCTG CTGCAACAGACGCTTCACTCTCTGATGTTTTGGCCGACAGAATCCAAGaatttgaagaagaaagaaagaaacgg GAAGAAGAGCTGGAGagggagaagcagcagcaggtggttTTGCTGCAGGAGTTGGAGGAGCAGAAGAGCAAActggagcagctgctgctggaagctcagcaggagagagaagatcTGAAGGCAGCTGTGGCCCAGAAAGAACCCGTTTACCCGCCAGAAGTGCCTGTACGGGATGAGGAAGTCACTCCTGGAGTAGCCACTGAG CTGATACCTCCTGCAGGTGAAGATGAACACACCAGAAGGATTAGAGAATACCAGCAGCGGCTGTTGGAAcaaaacag AATTCATCAGAGGTCAATGGAAGTTGCTCGCCAGCGTCTGGAGGAATACCAGCGAGCTCTACGAATCCGTTACAACATGACCTCCACGTCGCTGCAGCCTCCCATCGTACCTCCAGGTTTCGTTCAATCTCCTCTTCACAGTCCTCCAGCTCCTCTACAAACCCCTACAGCTCCTGCATACCTTCATGATGAACCACAAACCTCTGTGGAAGCTAACACCAGACAGCCTGACACGTCGGCCTTACATCTCCATCGTCCTGGTTCCAGTTTGAGCGTCGGCTCCAGGCTGCCGCTGGATGAAGTGGAGTCGTTCAGTCACAGGCAGCAGAGACCAGACGTCACCACCTGGCTGACCGATAACATCATGGAGAGAGTAACAGAGCACCTTCCAGAGAGACTGAAGTCCCCCTCAGCCTCCAAAGAGACGAGCAAACTGTACACGACACGTCTCTCAACCAGCTTCCCACTCCGGCCTGATCCCATTCAAACCAGTAACCAGAGCTTCAGAGACCCTCAGCGTGTCGCGACACCACAGATCTCCCAGCAGACCGAGTCCCTGAGCTCCACAGAGGACGACGTGGAGACGGAGAGACGACAGCTGCAGGAGGTCCAGAGGCGGATGTTGGAGCAGAGGGAGGcggtgaagctgcagcagaaacaacaagaagagCAGAGACAGCGCCACCAGGTGGAGATGGAGCAGATGAGGAGACAGAAGGAGGCGCTGCAGGCTCTCATTCAAACCGATGAAGAG CCAGCTTCAGAAACCGCCAGTGACGAGTTGGTTTCACAGAACATCAAGGAAAGTCGCCTCAGGTTACTCGCATCTCTGCTGAGGGCGATAGAAGAATCCAACGGAGGAACTTTATCACACCTAGAAGACTCTCAGGAGAAAGAGGACTCTCCTCAAAAGCTGCCATCTGATGGTGGAGAGACAG cTCCCATTGGTCAGATCAGTGCTCCCTCTGTTCCCGGCCCAGCCTCAGTCCTCCCCACAGgactcctccatcctcctcgaGCAGCGAAGCCTCCGGTCACTCGGGTCCGACTGGGCTTCATGGAAATGACAGAACAGCACGAGCTCAGCGCCATTCAAGAGGTGGAGAGTCCAGTCGACACCAGCCACGTCACAG GTTTGGAGGATAGCATGGCGGCTCCTTCACAGACTGAACCCTGGAGTCTGCAGCAGGAATCAGAGTCTCATCTGGCCTCTGATCAAACATCTTCTACCTCCAGCTCAGAAACGTCCAGCCATCTCATGTGGAGGAAGAAGCTGCTGATGGAGGCAGGAACTTCTCCAGAACCCTCAGATTCTG AGTCAGTCCAGAGAATAATCTCACCGCTTTCCTCCGACTCTGGAAGAGGAGCAGACGTCTCTGGTCCAGCAGCTACCAGCTACAGATCTACAGCAGAG TCTCCACATCGGTCTCCTGGGTCCTACTGCTTCTCCACCAGCATCTCCACCGGCAGCTACGTCACCAGCGACCCCGAGCAGAACGCCGACTCTG ATAAATCTCTGCCTCTCAGACGACAAAGTGAAGCTGCTTTACACGACGTCTCGTCTCCAGCCGCTCAAAGTGTGAAGGAAAGTTCAGCTGCAGGTTCTCCTGGTCAGGACGGAGACTCTGTGTTTGACGACAGCAGCATCCAGCGGATTATAGACAAGTACATGAAGGAGCTCAACATCTCCCTCAGCACTGCAGGGAGAACCACAG ACAGTGAAGGATCATACACGGAGGAAGCTGCTTCTTCAGTTTCTCAGCCGTCTTTGGTTCGATTCTCGGCCAGCAGACGGGAGGATGGAAACTCTACGAGTCGAcagtttctgctgtcagaccCAGCAGGAGCTCAGAGGAGCAGACTG gagctggagaacccagtCGACGCCACCCCGTCTCTGGCCGATGACCACGACTCTTTCCGGCCTCTGATTGGCCAGCTGGCGGAGCTCTCTTCCTGCCTCGCTGCTCCTCAGAGGGACTCGGCTCTGGAGCAGCTGGTCGGTCATCCGTCGGCTCAGTCGTCGGCGATCGGTCACCTGCCGGGTCTGTCGCCAAGCGTCGGTGGATGGGACTCAACTCTGAGCCGCATGATTGGTCGCCTGTCCCACCAGCCGAGCTCTGATTGGCCGAGCGGCGGGCAGGAGTTACTGCTGATGGGTCAGACGGAGCCGTCGTGGTTGGAAGAAGCTGTGGAGGAGGGTCAGATGAGGCCTCTGGTTGGAGAGCTGGACGAGTCTGCTGTTACAGAAACAGGCA GCGAAAGAAGCCACGAGGCGCTCGGTGTCCAACCTGAGGTCCCTTCACACCACGACACCTCATCGCACATCATCAGCTCTGATCCAGGTGTGGAGCAGACGAGGCAGAACCGAAGCAGTGTGGTGGACATGAGCTCACAGAGGGCTGAGG ATTCTTTCCACCCGCTGCTGCCTGAGGTCACCCACAATGAAACATTAGACCCCTCCATGACCTTCCGCCTGCCTTCCTCTCCTGAAGGACGTCCAGCTAGCGGACAACACAGCGCTTCTGATCGTTCTACAGACTCTGAACCTCGGGCTAACCTTTCCATTGGGTCCGATCCGTCACCAGAGCGTCTTCGAGCGGAGGAGCCGACCGGACACTCGGCTTCATCTCCTGCTCTGCACGAATCCTTCTCCCAGCTCGTTACCTCCCAGTCTCAGCCCCATGAGTCCGTCCTCACGGTGTCCCCCACATGGACGGCAGACGTGCAGGAAACGGCTCAGATTCTGTCACATTTAACCGTGTGTGATCTGTCGCAGCCAGAGGTGGAGATTCCAGAAAGGCCTGAAGACTCAGTTTCATCCAGTGAGCTGAAGCCTGAGCAGAACTTGAACGATGCTGTTTCTGTTCCTGATGACATATTG GAAGCTGCCCACAAAGAGAAGGGGATCCTGGAGCAGTCGGAGATAACTCTAGTGAGCCTGACGGACTCCACTCTGCAGGACCAGGACACCACCATGACGGAGGGAGGCGGACCAGAAGGCCAAGAGATGGAG GACTCAGAATCTATGTTGTTACCTGAGGACGACAGCCAAACACATCCAG TGACGGCCCTCCAGTTTCAGTGGGGTCCCAGCAGAGACCAGCAGGACGTTCACCAGCAGAAACTCCAAGTTCTGCTGCAGAGATCCAACCGAAGGGTCGAAGAAATCAAAGCCAAAGCAGCTCTCACCAAGACTCAACCAGCAGTCAAAGCTCCATGTGAAGGCAGAGAACGGCCTAAAGCTGATAAAGCTCCACCAGCCGCCTGTAAAGCAAAAACTAAGTCAGAAGTTCAGCTCAAAGCCGACATGAAGTCAAAGGGAGGGCCAGCTGTGCTCCAAACCCAAGAGAAACCTGAGCTTATCAAGCAGAAAACACCCCAGCTTCCttctgcag TGAGCCGTTCTGCACACAAGAAGGTGGACGAGGTGAAAATCTGCACTCCAGAGCAAAGAAAACGCAACATCACCGAGATGCACCAAAGAACTCAGAG aCTCTacgagcagctggaggaggtgaAGCAGCAGAAAGCCGTCAGGAGCCGACAGGAAGACGGAGcaaaaaacagactgaaggCCAAGGAGTTCCACAAG